A portion of the Luxibacter massiliensis genome contains these proteins:
- the pdxR gene encoding MocR-like pyridoxine biosynthesis transcription factor PdxR, with translation MNELTINLQPKSEIPLYEQIYTYIKRDIQNGRILSGEKLPSTRALSRHLEVSRSTVELAYEQLQSEGYVEAEPYRGYFAAQVDGLYQLKQTVGPLPEEPGRGQVKPKYDFTPNGVDLKSFPHHVWRKLSKECLLDDQAELFRLGDPQGEPGLRRAICGYLHQARGVNCLPEQIIVGAGNDYLLMLLTTVIGPGHKVALENPTYKQAYRLFKNLSYEVCTVDMDEKGMEVEKLGNTNADIAFVMPSHHYPLGTVMPVKRRTALLKWAEEEDGRYIIEDDYDSEFRYKGKPIPALQGYDSNSKVIYMGTFSKSIAPAIRMSYMVLPVPLLRLFRERSGFLNSTVSKVDQMILQKFIEGGYFERHLNKTRALYKSRHDTLLGCLKVLRKRCRISGENAGVHLLLHFQDGTTEEELIQSAEARDVRVYGLSQYFIGPRKNGQATILLGYANIDEEKIQEAVKILAEAWK, from the coding sequence ATGAATGAGCTGACAATCAACCTGCAGCCGAAGTCAGAGATTCCGCTTTATGAGCAGATTTATACGTATATTAAGAGAGATATACAAAATGGACGTATTCTAAGCGGAGAAAAACTGCCTTCCACCAGGGCCCTAAGCAGACATTTGGAGGTCAGCAGGAGCACTGTGGAGCTGGCCTATGAGCAGCTCCAGTCGGAGGGGTATGTGGAGGCCGAGCCATACAGGGGATATTTTGCGGCCCAGGTTGATGGCCTGTATCAACTGAAGCAGACAGTCGGCCCGCTGCCTGAAGAACCTGGAAGGGGGCAGGTAAAGCCTAAATATGATTTTACCCCCAATGGGGTAGACTTAAAAAGCTTTCCCCATCATGTCTGGAGAAAGCTCTCAAAGGAGTGCCTTCTTGACGACCAGGCGGAACTGTTCAGGCTGGGGGATCCCCAGGGTGAGCCCGGTCTGAGAAGGGCCATATGTGGATACCTGCACCAGGCCCGCGGCGTAAACTGCCTCCCAGAACAGATTATTGTAGGGGCAGGGAATGACTACCTTTTGATGCTTCTGACAACAGTGATAGGGCCAGGCCATAAAGTGGCACTGGAAAATCCTACTTATAAACAGGCCTACAGGCTTTTTAAAAACCTGTCCTATGAAGTCTGCACTGTAGATATGGATGAAAAAGGCATGGAGGTGGAGAAACTGGGGAATACAAATGCAGATATTGCTTTTGTAATGCCATCACATCACTATCCCCTTGGGACTGTAATGCCAGTTAAAAGACGCACAGCCCTGCTGAAATGGGCGGAGGAAGAGGATGGGCGCTATATTATCGAAGATGATTATGACAGTGAATTTCGCTATAAAGGAAAACCAATTCCCGCGCTCCAGGGATATGACAGTAATTCAAAGGTGATATATATGGGTACATTTTCAAAATCTATCGCGCCGGCAATCCGTATGAGCTATATGGTACTGCCTGTCCCCCTCTTGAGGCTTTTTAGGGAAAGGAGCGGATTTCTGAACTCCACAGTATCAAAAGTGGATCAGATGATATTACAGAAATTTATAGAAGGGGGATATTTTGAGAGACATTTAAATAAGACAAGGGCATTGTACAAAAGCAGGCATGATACACTTCTGGGATGCCTTAAGGTGCTTAGGAAACGGTGCAGGATTTCGGGTGAAAATGCAGGAGTCCATCTGCTGCTTCATTTTCAGGATGGGACGACAGAGGAGGAATTAATACAAAGCGCGGAGGCAAGAGATGTAAGAGTATATGGGTTATCCCAATATTTTATTGGGCCGCGGAAAAATGGGCAGGCCACTATATTGCTGGGTTATGCCAATATAGATGAGGAGAAGATTCAAGAAGCTGTTAAGATATTAGCTGAGGCGTGGAAATAA